Proteins co-encoded in one Arachis hypogaea cultivar Tifrunner chromosome 13, arahy.Tifrunner.gnm2.J5K5, whole genome shotgun sequence genomic window:
- the LOC140177455 gene encoding uncharacterized protein: MTPHETLHGFPMNLLPGYIPSTSPVVEVDSFLRTHEILNDELGFYLHQARSRMKKQADKYHRDQEFREGEWVLLKLKPYRQISLFHKEHPKLGRQFFGPYQVQQRVGKLAYRLELPASSTIHPVFHVSMLKKFHGEPPAEVPVLAGAPAAFQPLSSAIIACRTVIKEGQPVEQVLLDWEGTSRDETTWVNKEELQRMFSDLDLEDKVIVGEGIVDTVTILSPSQQLNLTREEESSDTDPIVSKRERKMPYWTRNYVMGK; encoded by the coding sequence ATGACCCCACATGAGACACTCCACGGCTTTCCTATGAACCTGCTCCCTGGTTACATTCCTAGCACTTCTCCTGTGGTGGAAGTTGACTCCTTCTTGAGGACCCATGAAATTCTCAATGATGAATTGGGCTTCTATTTACACCAGGCTCGAAGCCGCATGAAGAAACAGGCAGATAAGTATCACCGCGATCAAGAATTCCGAGAAGGAGAGTGGGTTTTGTTGAAACTGAAGCCCTATCGGCAGATATCCCTCTTCCACAAGGAGCATCCAAAGCTGGGGAGACAGTTTTTTGGCCCGTATCAAGTGCAGCAGCGTGTGGGAAAGTTGGCGTACCGATTAGAGCTCCCTGCTAGCAGCACCATTCACCCTGTCTTCCATGTTTCTATGTTGAAGAAGTTCCATGGAGAGCCGCCAGCAGAGGTACCCGTCCTGGCAGGTGCACCCGCCGCTTTTCAGCCTCTCTCATCTGCGATCATTGCATGCCGCACGGTGATCAAGGAGGGACAACCAGTTGAACAAGTATTATTAGATTGGGAGGGGACATCGAGGGATGAAACCACTTGGGTGAATAAAGAGGAGTTGCAGAGGATGTTTTCTGATCTTGACCTTGAGGACAAGGTCATTGTTGGAGAGGGAATAGTTGATACAGTCACTATTCTAAGCCCATCTCAGCAGCTAAATCTAACAAGGGAAGAAGAGAGTAGTGACACCGACCCAATTGTTAGCAAAAGAGAACGAAAGATGCCATATTGGACTAGGAATTATGTAATGGGTAAATGA